The Bacteroidota bacterium genome window below encodes:
- a CDS encoding SPOR domain-containing protein: MKPLPEQKFTVTGTVTGTDTVTDNSAITETKSGKEDQPVVSTTAETSGDVVEKAPEEVVAEKPADNLAVVAPVVNEYELTPEEAKAVDEATTFTVETPNGKEVVKIDTVGINTRHPEFQKYVEVNKEITNKQVETIDVFADAVNQQKLAVEQKQEQNKLMDKAEVEQDRPTKAQIFIKADAYRDSSKKNEAEAAEKFAIAQSKTSEVKNKTAEMQEIRQRIAIPGRELPKQATNSKINPQGLTQEELTAMSQPKADDVPANTSESNNRTSTESSSNVTRQSTAVSTPATTFAPEKVQEFAKQSFSIASAPVYNKENPIPMNPPIPDGLVFKVQIGAFRNEIPAEKFQGVQPITAETTRPGWVRYCVGLFQTFEPAVVVKKEMQQRGFKDAFVVAYLNGKRIGLDEAYAMIAKNKSKPDNNYVASSQTEMALLRANNIRPENISSIRNNVMDTDEKTFYGENASSVKKSLAVVEYAVQVGVYKTQTTPRGLQTLTPLFTEKIRNNLYRFTSDHFVSYASADSMKRIARREGVKDAFIVVYRNGVQSALSSVPVAERRTTPSSALPVRTTPSQPAETTPVVSNPVVSPKSTLPTAVEGGEKIIYRVQLGAFKNNIPFTAVVSFLNVADKGITQQTDDRGLHIFYAGTFGKFSEAAALKAEIVSKGVADAFVVALQGGKRVVLTDAMKNEEK; the protein is encoded by the coding sequence TTGAAACCGTTACCGGAACAGAAGTTCACTGTAACAGGAACTGTAACAGGAACTGATACAGTAACAGATAACTCAGCTATAACAGAAACGAAATCGGGTAAAGAAGACCAACCTGTTGTAAGTACAACTGCTGAAACTTCAGGAGATGTAGTTGAAAAGGCTCCAGAAGAAGTTGTTGCTGAAAAACCGGCAGACAATCTTGCTGTAGTTGCACCGGTAGTTAATGAATATGAACTGACTCCGGAAGAAGCAAAAGCAGTTGATGAAGCAACGACTTTTACAGTTGAAACTCCAAATGGAAAAGAAGTTGTGAAAATTGATACTGTTGGTATCAATACACGTCATCCCGAATTTCAGAAATATGTAGAAGTAAATAAAGAGATCACAAATAAGCAAGTCGAAACTATCGATGTGTTTGCAGATGCAGTCAATCAGCAGAAACTTGCTGTTGAACAAAAGCAGGAGCAGAATAAGTTGATGGACAAAGCAGAAGTAGAGCAGGACCGTCCAACGAAAGCTCAGATTTTTATTAAGGCCGATGCTTATCGCGATTCATCGAAGAAGAATGAAGCAGAAGCAGCAGAAAAATTTGCAATTGCGCAAAGTAAAACTTCCGAAGTAAAGAACAAGACTGCAGAAATGCAGGAGATCCGTCAACGGATTGCGATTCCGGGAAGAGAGTTACCAAAGCAGGCAACAAATTCAAAGATCAATCCACAAGGGTTAACGCAGGAAGAATTGACTGCTATGTCGCAACCGAAAGCGGACGATGTACCTGCGAATACATCTGAAAGTAACAATAGAACTTCAACTGAGTCTTCAAGCAATGTTACACGTCAGTCAACAGCGGTATCAACACCGGCTACAACTTTCGCTCCTGAAAAAGTTCAGGAATTTGCAAAGCAATCGTTTAGTATTGCAAGCGCTCCGGTTTACAATAAAGAGAATCCGATTCCTATGAATCCGCCGATACCTGATGGACTTGTCTTCAAAGTACAGATCGGAGCATTCAGAAATGAAATTCCTGCGGAGAAATTCCAGGGAGTTCAGCCGATCACTGCTGAAACAACTCGTCCGGGTTGGGTTCGTTATTGTGTAGGATTGTTCCAGACATTTGAACCTGCTGTAGTAGTTAAGAAAGAAATGCAACAACGTGGATTTAAAGATGCATTTGTTGTTGCGTATCTGAATGGAAAACGAATCGGACTCGATGAAGCGTATGCAATGATCGCAAAGAACAAATCGAAACCTGATAATAATTATGTTGCCAGTTCACAAACTGAAATGGCGTTACTGAGAGCAAACAATATTCGTCCTGAGAACATTTCATCTATCAGAAATAATGTGATGGATACCGATGAAAAAACTTTCTATGGTGAAAATGCTTCGAGTGTCAAGAAATCACTTGCTGTTGTAGAATATGCAGTTCAGGTTGGAGTCTATAAAACGCAAACAACACCACGCGGATTGCAAACGCTTACTCCATTATTTACTGAGAAGATCAGAAACAATCTATATCGTTTCACGAGTGATCACTTTGTAAGTTATGCATCTGCTGATTCAATGAAACGAATTGCAAGAAGAGAAGGAGTAAAGGATGCATTTATTGTTGTGTATAGAAACGGTGTTCAGTCTGCTTTATCATCTGTTCCGGTAGCGGAAAGAAGAACAACGCCTTCATCTGCATTACCTGTGAGAACAACTCCAAGTCAACCGGCAGAAACAACACCAGTTGTTTCAAATCCTGTCGTTAGTCCGAAGTCAACATTGCCAACAGCTGTTGAAGGTGGAGAAAAAATAATTTATCGCGTTCAATTGGGAGCATTCAAAAATAACATTCCATTTACTGCTGTCGTTTCATTCCTGAATGTTGCTGATAAAGGTATCACCCAACAAACAGACGATCGTGGATTGCATATTTTCTATGCAGGAACATTCGGTAAATTCTCTGAAGCAGCGGCACTAAAAGCTGAGATCGTATCGAAAGGGGTTGCTGATGCTTTTGTTGTGGCATTGCAAGGTGGGAAAAGAGTAGTGCTCACGGATGCTATGAAGAATGAAGAGAAATGA
- a CDS encoding ATP-dependent Clp protease adaptor ClpS, with protein sequence MKSLFNTLNPEAEEVVIEEVKEARVRDLILYNDDENTFDFVIECLVEICKHDIIQAEQCTYIIHYNGQCTVKSDSFANLKPMKDALIDRGLSAVIK encoded by the coding sequence ATGAAATCGCTATTTAACACCCTCAACCCGGAAGCAGAAGAAGTTGTAATTGAAGAGGTCAAAGAAGCCCGTGTTCGTGATCTGATACTTTATAATGACGATGAAAATACTTTCGATTTTGTAATTGAATGTCTGGTGGAGATCTGCAAACATGATATCATCCAGGCTGAACAATGTACCTACATCATTCACTACAACGGCCAATGCACAGTAAAGTCTGATTCATTTGCAAATCTGAAACCAATGAAAGATGCGCTTATTGACCGTGGACTTTCAGCAGTGATTAAGTAG
- a CDS encoding T9SS type A sorting domain-containing protein translates to MKIIFLIFLYSVARFSTQAQTSIYHEFPDSNAVWNIDESAYCFMLPFATLRYSIVMDGDTLIGGSNYHKLNIPYVDTTSAPCYTGYPQYAGSIREDVALKMVYIIPPDDSVEQVLYDFNLEVGDTVHGYLGSWLFPNNLDTVTAIDSILVGNSYRKRWSICPNYDIFIIEGVGSTFGLIEYSPGSMSADFTQYTVRCFKQNDTLLYPYWNTTCDLINTADKINQSAFKTSVFPNPFTMESTLTIDPSIELSDLNLSIYNSLGILTRNHKIVDHSTTIRKDDLPNGLYYLKILKDGLIIGSGKIIIK, encoded by the coding sequence ATGAAAATTATCTTTCTGATCTTTCTTTACTCTGTGGCTAGGTTTTCAACTCAAGCTCAAACTTCCATTTATCATGAGTTTCCGGATTCAAATGCTGTTTGGAATATTGACGAAAGTGCATATTGTTTTATGTTGCCGTTTGCTACTCTCAGATATTCAATTGTTATGGATGGTGATACGCTAATTGGAGGAAGTAATTATCATAAACTCAATATTCCTTACGTAGATACTACTTCAGCTCCTTGTTATACGGGTTATCCTCAGTATGCTGGTTCGATACGTGAAGATGTTGCGCTGAAAATGGTTTACATCATTCCACCGGATGACTCGGTTGAACAAGTGCTTTATGATTTCAATTTAGAAGTTGGTGATACTGTTCACGGATATCTGGGGTCTTGGTTGTTTCCGAATAATCTTGATACAGTAACTGCAATCGATTCAATTCTGGTAGGAAACAGTTATCGAAAGCGATGGTCCATTTGTCCGAATTATGATATTTTTATAATCGAAGGAGTAGGGTCAACTTTTGGTTTAATTGAATATTCACCCGGTTCTATGTCTGCTGATTTTACTCAATACACCGTAAGGTGTTTCAAACAAAACGACACTTTGCTTTATCCTTACTGGAATACAACTTGTGATTTGATCAATACTGCTGATAAAATCAATCAATCCGCTTTTAAAACTTCGGTTTTTCCAAATCCTTTTACAATGGAATCAACACTCACAATCGATCCTTCAATAGAATTATCAGATCTAAATCTATCAATATATAATTCACTTGGAATCTTGACCCGCAATCATAAAATTGTCGACCATTCTACAACTATCCGGAAAGATGACCTGCCAAATGGGTTATATTATTTAAAAATTTTGAAGGATGGATTAATCATCGGAAGCGGAAAAATAATTATTAAATAA
- a CDS encoding T9SS type A sorting domain-containing protein, translating into MLPSQNNDSVSVGPIALGITSTKNILGLYQMTKGDRTDLVKTDSSGRIIWDLGIAQSGGIYIEYCFSFHVTDDDGCCFVFRHMGSGVTDVVQKRDSNGTVEWSKTYNGPTPTMNVISFQPTVTNTYLLQFFDSLVELDINGNFIRNRYPFTGNLTATTDSAILNIKTDTIKKEDFAGNPMWNLNVSGLFQIISFDSLYIFAQSNARVMKIGLQNGNVIWDLPIHAFYSAPTSDGGFITTFQDSVNNAEINKYDLNGNLEWTKTSLFPQFGFHAIKEIIPGSYIVGGGWRTWFFVYQQTGYSPFIARLDSNGNSVLDSTSYFYPGNANNNSVLGFADDAVYVAAAMGTSGPAHDSLVKGWTQNVVYSKNWTDRFQSGINYKFSDVDGNGQIDSTDLLPLLYHFYPRNLGPDWQRQQQSSPTLPDLRFEFRNNSIHAADTLVLDVIAGSSSVPFDSIYGLSFNTFIGPTAQGIHLNLTSSSLEVNTTSFGNPLTDLYSYFNFNPGNFNLNSVVICRTNHINAQVAGDTIATISMLVPPTYSGTDTFYLSVYSNAISWGGYQLQYNTLIDTIYISSPVGIIENHISSLSISPNPTSNELNISLSKNSVSEIMVVDLQGKEKIKLTTKESFTKLDVSSLMNGVYLLVVKNPDVVYQEKFVVIK; encoded by the coding sequence TTGCTCCCATCCCAAAATAATGATAGTGTTAGTGTTGGTCCAATTGCCTTAGGCATAACATCAACAAAGAATATTCTCGGTTTATATCAAATGACCAAAGGTGACCGTACCGATCTGGTGAAAACAGATTCTTCCGGAAGAATAATATGGGATTTAGGTATTGCACAATCTGGTGGAATATATATTGAGTATTGCTTTAGCTTCCACGTTACAGATGACGATGGCTGTTGTTTTGTCTTCAGGCATATGGGCTCCGGTGTTACAGATGTTGTTCAGAAAAGAGATTCAAATGGAACTGTTGAGTGGTCTAAGACTTACAACGGCCCTACCCCAACTATGAATGTAATCTCATTCCAACCGACAGTTACTAATACATATCTTCTTCAGTTTTTTGATTCACTGGTAGAACTTGACATAAATGGTAATTTTATCCGAAACAGATATCCATTTACAGGTAATCTCACTGCGACAACTGATAGTGCAATACTTAATATAAAAACAGATACAATTAAAAAAGAAGATTTTGCAGGCAACCCAATGTGGAATCTAAATGTTTCAGGCTTATTCCAGATCATCTCCTTCGACTCACTTTATATTTTTGCTCAATCGAATGCAAGAGTAATGAAAATCGGTCTTCAAAATGGAAATGTTATATGGGACTTACCGATACATGCATTTTACTCTGCTCCTACTTCTGATGGTGGATTTATAACAACATTTCAGGATAGTGTAAACAATGCCGAGATCAACAAATATGATCTCAATGGAAATTTAGAATGGACGAAGACCTCCTTATTCCCGCAATTCGGATTTCATGCTATTAAAGAAATCATACCCGGATCATACATTGTCGGTGGAGGGTGGCGAACATGGTTCTTCGTTTATCAGCAAACCGGATATTCACCGTTTATAGCTCGTCTTGACAGCAATGGAAATAGTGTTCTTGATTCTACGAGTTATTTTTATCCGGGAAATGCAAATAATAATTCTGTTTTAGGATTCGCAGATGATGCCGTTTATGTTGCTGCTGCAATGGGCACTTCCGGTCCAGCGCATGATTCTCTCGTAAAGGGATGGACGCAAAACGTAGTATATTCAAAAAACTGGACAGACAGATTCCAATCAGGAATTAATTACAAGTTTTCAGATGTAGATGGAAATGGGCAGATAGACTCAACGGATCTATTACCATTATTGTATCATTTTTATCCCCGGAATCTAGGGCCAGATTGGCAAAGACAACAGCAATCTTCTCCGACACTTCCTGATTTAAGATTCGAATTCAGAAATAATTCTATTCATGCAGCCGATACGCTGGTTTTAGATGTTATAGCCGGAAGTTCGTCCGTTCCTTTTGATTCTATCTACGGATTATCTTTTAACACATTCATTGGTCCCACTGCTCAAGGAATTCATCTGAATCTGACCAGTAGTTCGCTTGAAGTCAATACAACTTCATTTGGTAACCCGTTGACAGATCTATATTCATATTTCAATTTCAATCCAGGTAACTTTAATTTAAATTCCGTAGTTATATGCCGAACCAATCACATTAATGCACAGGTTGCGGGTGACACTATAGCAACCATTTCTATGCTAGTCCCACCAACTTATTCCGGAACTGATACTTTTTACTTGTCAGTTTATTCCAATGCAATTTCATGGGGAGGTTATCAATTGCAATACAACACTCTAATCGATACGATCTACATCAGTAGCCCCGTAGGCATTATTGAAAATCATATTTCATCATTATCTATTTCCCCTAACCCAACATCAAATGAATTGAACATTTCTCTTTCGAAAAATTCAGTCTCGGAAATAATGGTTGTAGACCTGCAAGGAAAAGAAAAAATAAAACTTACCACAAAAGAAAGCTTCACAAAACTTGATGTGAGTTCTTTAATGAATGGAGTATATTTATTGGTTGTGAAAAATCCGGATGTGGTTTATCAGGAGAAGTTTGTGGTGATTAAGTGA
- a CDS encoding TetR/AcrR family transcriptional regulator produces the protein MRLRDNLKEDIVREEAIKMLANEGFDGFSMNKLAKVSNVSVATLYIYYKDKETLLKVIGTEIGRSFMQNTLKDFSAKMPFAEGLKKQWENRSDFAIQFPLEVACYEILRHSNHGEYINEESFKDFKTTMQEFTHNAIERKELIPLSIEAFWSVAYGPLYTLLRFHNEGKSIGGRKFIFNKKVMDEAFQLTIKALTP, from the coding sequence ATGCGGTTAAGGGATAATTTAAAGGAAGATATTGTAAGGGAAGAAGCTATCAAAATGCTTGCTAATGAGGGATTTGACGGGTTTTCCATGAATAAACTGGCGAAGGTCAGCAACGTGTCTGTGGCGACTTTATACATCTATTATAAGGACAAAGAAACCTTGCTCAAAGTGATCGGGACAGAGATCGGACGGTCGTTTATGCAGAATACATTGAAAGACTTTTCTGCTAAAATGCCTTTTGCGGAAGGACTTAAAAAACAATGGGAGAACCGGTCTGATTTCGCAATTCAGTTTCCACTTGAAGTTGCCTGTTACGAGATCCTCAGACATTCAAATCACGGCGAATATATCAATGAAGAAAGTTTCAAGGATTTTAAAACCACAATGCAGGAATTTACTCATAATGCTATCGAAAGAAAAGAACTGATACCACTTTCAATTGAGGCTTTCTGGAGTGTTGCATACGGACCACTTTATACTTTACTGCGTTTTCATAATGAAGGTAAAAGTATTGGCGGAAGAAAATTTATATTCAATAAAAAAGTAATGGACGAAGCGTTTCAACTTACTATCAAAGCACTGACTCCATGA
- a CDS encoding MFS transporter — protein sequence MNQPKSPAVKFTGYQKFVIALLALTQFTVILDFMVMSPLGDLLMKSLDMNPSNFGIAVAAYAFSAGISGLLTAGFADKYDRKKLFLFFYVGFILGTIMCGLANSYHVLVAARIITGIFGGVIGSISMAIVADLFSIQQRGRVMGFMTMGFGASQVLGIPIGLYLANIWGWHAPFFWVAGMAVAVAGLIAWKLNPLTAHLALQSDKTAVKHLLHTIAKKEYRIGFSATALLSIGGFMMMPFGSAFAVNNLKITQEQLPILFMVAGISTLIIMPIIGKISDMYDKFRIFALASLWMVMVVLFYTNLGPSPFWLVMVFNVLMMAGIMGRMVPSVALTSAIPDMSDRGAFMSINASLQQIAGGFAAAIGGMIVVQKDKFSPLEHYNTLGYIVAIISLIAIFMIYRVSEMVKRRSGYKKVINEPVLVGE from the coding sequence ATGAATCAACCAAAATCTCCGGCAGTTAAATTTACCGGATATCAGAAATTTGTAATTGCTTTACTTGCTCTTACTCAGTTTACAGTCATACTTGATTTTATGGTCATGTCACCTCTTGGTGATCTGCTTATGAAATCACTCGACATGAATCCATCCAATTTCGGTATTGCTGTTGCAGCTTATGCATTCAGCGCCGGGATCTCAGGATTGCTTACTGCAGGATTCGCAGATAAATACGACAGAAAAAAATTGTTCTTGTTTTTTTATGTTGGGTTTATTTTAGGAACGATCATGTGCGGACTTGCAAATTCGTACCATGTCCTGGTTGCAGCAAGGATCATCACAGGAATATTTGGCGGAGTGATCGGTTCCATTTCTATGGCAATCGTTGCTGATCTATTTTCAATTCAGCAACGCGGACGTGTTATGGGATTTATGACGATGGGTTTTGGAGCGAGTCAGGTATTGGGAATTCCTATCGGACTTTATCTTGCAAATATCTGGGGCTGGCATGCGCCATTTTTCTGGGTAGCTGGAATGGCAGTAGCTGTAGCAGGACTTATTGCCTGGAAATTAAATCCGTTGACGGCGCATCTTGCATTACAAAGTGATAAGACTGCAGTAAAACATCTCTTGCATACGATTGCAAAAAAAGAATACAGGATCGGTTTCTCCGCAACGGCTTTACTTTCTATCGGCGGTTTTATGATGATGCCTTTTGGTAGTGCGTTTGCTGTAAACAATCTGAAGATAACTCAGGAGCAATTACCAATTCTATTTATGGTTGCAGGTATCAGTACGTTGATCATAATGCCCATCATAGGTAAGATCAGCGACATGTACGACAAATTCAGGATCTTTGCATTGGCATCTTTATGGATGGTAATGGTCGTACTATTTTATACTAATCTTGGTCCTTCACCATTCTGGTTAGTAATGGTATTCAACGTCCTGATGATGGCCGGTATCATGGGAAGAATGGTTCCATCTGTTGCTCTCACAAGTGCAATTCCAGATATGTCGGACAGAGGTGCGTTTATGAGTATAAATGCTTCCTTACAACAAATTGCCGGCGGTTTCGCAGCTGCAATAGGAGGAATGATCGTAGTGCAAAAAGATAAATTCAGTCCGTTGGAACATTATAATACGCTTGGGTATATTGTAGCTATTATTTCGCTGATTGCAATTTTTATGATTTACAGGGTAAGTGAAATGGTCAAACGACGTAGTGGTTATAAAAAAGTGATCAACGAACCGGTTTTGGTTGGAGAATGA
- a CDS encoding ABC transporter permease subunit produces MFLKSTYNEILKIASKPRSYIGIAAITLIICVILFAMRLDGMTYISFITAPFEQSLSFTGNILNGNLMAFIILNMLIIHVPLLIAFVTGDLISGEGAMGTIRLLLTKPISRTGILLSKYLAGCFYTLIVLLWMALLAIFVSKFLFGPGDLMVLKSDGLNIIQAGDVGMRFFYGFLVAYLALIMIATLSLTFSCFSDNSIGPIVSTMGLIILFTIIGTLDVPVFENITPLLFTTHMASWRSFFEDPIPVEQIRTSIIVLVVHIFGLLGIAIYKFNKKDILS; encoded by the coding sequence ATGTTTTTAAAAAGCACATACAATGAGATCCTGAAGATCGCCAGCAAACCGAGAAGTTACATTGGTATTGCAGCGATCACTCTGATCATTTGTGTGATATTGTTTGCCATGCGACTGGATGGAATGACATACATTTCATTCATCACTGCTCCTTTCGAACAATCACTTTCGTTTACAGGAAATATTCTGAACGGAAATCTGATGGCATTCATCATTCTGAATATGCTCATCATTCATGTGCCGTTGCTGATAGCATTCGTTACCGGTGATCTTATTTCCGGTGAAGGCGCAATGGGTACGATTCGTTTACTGCTTACTAAACCAATTTCAAGAACAGGTATTTTACTTTCAAAATATCTTGCCGGATGCTTTTATACACTCATAGTTTTACTTTGGATGGCATTGCTGGCAATATTCGTAAGTAAGTTTTTGTTTGGTCCAGGCGATCTCATGGTTTTAAAAAGCGATGGACTGAATATTATTCAGGCCGGTGATGTCGGAATGCGGTTCTTCTATGGATTTCTGGTTGCATATCTGGCTTTGATAATGATAGCAACACTTTCATTAACTTTCTCTTGCTTCTCTGATAATTCGATTGGTCCAATAGTATCGACAATGGGTCTTATAATTCTCTTCACGATCATAGGTACACTGGACGTACCCGTATTTGAAAATATAACTCCGCTCCTGTTTACAACGCACATGGCTTCGTGGCGAAGTTTCTTCGAAGATCCAATACCTGTTGAGCAGATTCGTACATCAATAATTGTATTAGTTGTTCACATTTTCGGATTACTTGGTATTGCTATCTACAAATTCAACAAAAAAGATATTTTGTCATGA
- a CDS encoding ABC transporter ATP-binding protein: protein MSQVEKIIEVKNLVKDYGKFRAVDDVSFDVFQGDVFGFLGPNGAGKSTTIRTMLTLISATSGEIKIFGKELNANRKEILAEIGCIVEKPDFYKYLSAQKNLEIFARVSGKNVSKSKIAEVIEFVGLKGRENDKVNGFSHGMRQRLGIAQTLIHDPKLIILDEPTTGLDPQGILDIRNLILQLKNERNKTVLLSSHILSEIELIANRMVIISKGKTLVQGNVRELLDEKVLLVSFAVNDQNKAIVILQKAFPNAIQSTSNDQILLHLSKDEIPACNKLLTDSGISVYSIESKRKLEDYFLKLINS, encoded by the coding sequence ATGTCGCAAGTGGAAAAAATTATTGAAGTAAAAAATCTGGTTAAAGATTACGGAAAGTTCAGGGCAGTTGATGATGTTTCATTTGATGTTTTTCAGGGCGATGTGTTTGGATTTTTAGGACCGAATGGTGCAGGAAAAAGTACCACTATCAGAACGATGTTGACTCTTATCAGCGCGACATCAGGTGAAATCAAAATTTTCGGGAAAGAATTGAATGCAAACAGAAAAGAGATCTTAGCTGAGATCGGTTGTATTGTTGAAAAACCTGACTTCTATAAATATCTGTCAGCGCAAAAAAATCTGGAGATCTTTGCTAGAGTTTCCGGAAAAAATGTTTCTAAAAGTAAGATCGCTGAAGTAATTGAGTTTGTCGGATTAAAAGGCCGGGAAAACGATAAAGTGAATGGCTTTTCACATGGAATGCGGCAACGGCTTGGCATTGCACAGACTTTGATTCATGATCCCAAACTTATCATTTTAGATGAGCCAACTACAGGACTCGATCCACAGGGAATACTTGATATCCGGAATCTGATCCTTCAATTAAAAAATGAAAGGAATAAAACAGTACTCCTCTCCTCTCACATTCTTTCAGAAATTGAATTGATCGCTAATAGAATGGTCATCATCAGCAAAGGGAAAACTCTGGTGCAGGGAAATGTGCGTGAACTGCTTGATGAAAAAGTTCTACTCGTTTCCTTCGCAGTAAATGATCAGAATAAAGCGATCGTCATTTTGCAAAAAGCATTTCCAAATGCTATACAATCAACTTCGAATGATCAGATTCTTCTTCATCTGTCAAAAGATGAAATTCCTGCGTGCAATAAATTATTGACTGATTCGGGAATATCTGTTTATAGCATTGAATCAAAAAGAAAACTCGAAGATTATTTTTTAAAGTTAATCAATAGCTGA
- a CDS encoding DEAD/DEAH box helicase, with the protein MTFTKLGLNQPLVEALITKGYLTPTPIQLQSIPLILEGKDIFGCAQTGTGKTAAFALPILQFLNDKKDPSQKRTIKALVLAPTRELAQQIHDSFRIYGSNYKINSAVVFGGVSQVAQVSTIKNGVDILVATPGRLLDLMNQGYIKLNTIEYFVLDEADRMLDMGFINDIKKVIAKLPKERQTLFFSATVSPEIKTLANSILVRPAHVSVTPVSSTAETVKQTVYYVKKEDKRNLLKHVLTNNAIEHALVFTRTKRGADRVAKDLNKDGIKAEAIHGDKSQGARERALKGFKNRSIRILVATDIASRGIDVDKLSHVINYEIPEQAETYVHRIGRTGRAGSEGIALSFCTQEEVSYIRDINKLIKKNIEIVKSHPYS; encoded by the coding sequence ATGACATTTACAAAATTAGGTCTCAACCAACCCTTGGTTGAAGCTTTAATTACCAAAGGGTACCTTACTCCAACGCCTATTCAATTACAATCGATCCCTCTTATATTAGAAGGAAAAGATATTTTCGGATGTGCACAGACAGGAACAGGGAAGACAGCGGCATTCGCACTTCCAATTTTACAATTTCTTAACGACAAGAAAGATCCTTCTCAGAAACGTACGATCAAAGCATTAGTGCTTGCTCCGACACGTGAACTTGCGCAGCAGATTCATGATAGCTTCCGGATTTATGGTTCTAATTATAAGATAAACAGTGCCGTAGTTTTCGGTGGTGTTTCTCAGGTTGCTCAGGTTTCTACCATTAAAAATGGTGTGGATATACTGGTTGCAACACCGGGACGTTTATTAGATCTAATGAACCAGGGTTATATTAAATTGAATACTATTGAGTATTTCGTTTTAGATGAAGCGGATCGCATGCTTGACATGGGATTCATTAATGATATCAAAAAAGTTATCGCTAAACTTCCAAAAGAACGCCAGACTTTATTCTTCTCAGCAACTGTTTCTCCGGAAATTAAGACGCTTGCCAATTCAATTTTGGTTCGACCGGCTCACGTTTCTGTGACTCCTGTTTCATCGACTGCAGAAACTGTTAAACAAACGGTTTACTACGTAAAGAAAGAAGACAAACGGAATTTGCTGAAGCACGTTCTTACTAATAATGCAATTGAACACGCTTTGGTCTTTACAAGAACTAAACGTGGCGCTGATCGTGTTGCAAAAGACCTGAATAAAGACGGAATTAAGGCCGAAGCTATTCATGGTGATAAGTCGCAAGGTGCCCGTGAAAGAGCACTTAAAGGCTTTAAAAATCGTTCAATCCGTATTTTAGTGGCAACTGATATCGCTTCCCGTGGTATCGATGTGGACAAATTGTCACATGTGATCAACTATGAAATCCCTGAGCAGGCCGAAACGTATGTACACCGGATCGGAAGAACCGGAAGAGCAGGAAGTGAAGGAATTGCATTATCTTTTTGTACACAAGAAGAAGTTTCTTATATTCGAGACATAAATAAGCTGATCAAAAAAAATATTGAGATCGTAAAATCTCATCCTTATTCTTAA
- a CDS encoding cold shock domain-containing protein, with the protein MKNGVVKFFNEQKGFGFIKDENGQEIFVHVTGLTQKIRENDNVTFDVQDGKKGLNAVNVKLA; encoded by the coding sequence ATGAAAAACGGAGTAGTAAAATTCTTCAACGAGCAAAAAGGTTTCGGATTTATTAAAGACGAAAATGGACAAGAAATTTTTGTTCACGTAACAGGTCTAACACAAAAAATTCGCGAGAATGATAACGTAACGTTTGACGTTCAAGACGGTAAAAAAGGCTTGAATGCAGTCAACGTAAAGCTTGCATAA